In the genome of Bacteroidota bacterium, one region contains:
- the atpG gene encoding ATP synthase F1 subunit gamma: MPNLKEVRNRITSVQSTQQITSAMKMVSAAKLRRAQDAITQMRPYAEKLREILENLSASLDSTEGVYSRQREVKNVLFVVITSNRGLCGGFNANVIKRTMRAIREDYPTAKASYITIGKKGGDFFRKTPYTAALSELGNLNVLFDKLAFANTAPVAEAIMKAFGEGQFDKVVLVYNQFKNAAVQITQAEQFLPVVPTASGNASSKTDYIFEPEKAEIVQDLIPRSLKTQLYKALLDSHASEHGARMTAMHKATDNAKELLRNLRISYNKARQAAITNEILEIVGGAEALKG; encoded by the coding sequence ATGCCGAACTTAAAAGAAGTCCGCAACCGAATTACCTCGGTACAGTCAACCCAGCAAATCACCAGCGCCATGAAAATGGTGTCGGCTGCCAAGCTGCGTCGTGCGCAGGATGCCATCACCCAGATGCGTCCGTATGCCGAGAAACTGCGCGAGATTCTTGAAAACCTGAGCGCCAGTTTAGACAGCACCGAGGGCGTTTATTCACGCCAGCGCGAAGTGAAAAACGTGCTGTTTGTGGTGATTACCTCCAACCGTGGTCTTTGCGGCGGCTTTAATGCCAACGTAATCAAGCGCACCATGCGTGCCATCCGCGAAGATTACCCCACGGCAAAAGCCAGCTACATCACCATCGGTAAAAAAGGCGGCGATTTCTTCCGCAAAACACCGTACACCGCTGCATTGTCGGAGTTGGGCAACCTCAATGTGCTTTTCGACAAACTAGCCTTTGCAAACACTGCGCCCGTGGCCGAAGCCATTATGAAAGCGTTTGGCGAAGGACAGTTTGACAAAGTGGTGCTGGTATATAACCAGTTTAAAAACGCTGCGGTACAAATTACCCAGGCCGAGCAGTTTTTGCCCGTGGTGCCCACTGCTTCCGGCAACGCATCAAGCAAAACCGATTACATTTTTGAGCCCGAGAAAGCCGAGATCGTTCAGGATCTCATTCCCCGCTCGCTCAAAACACAGCTTTACAAAGCACTGCTCGACTCACACGCTTCCGAACACGGCGCGCGTATGACAGCTATGCACAAAGCTACCGACAACGCGAAAGAACTGCTGCGCAACCTGCGTATCAGCTACAACAAAGCCCGTCAGGCCGCAATTACCAACGAGATTCTGGAAATTGTGGGTGGTGCGGAAGCGTTGAAAGGATAA
- a CDS encoding F0F1 ATP synthase subunit alpha: MAEVKPAEVSAILRQQLAGFKSAKEMEEVGTVLQVGDGIARIYGLSNAQSGELIEFENGLQGIVLNLEEDNVGAVLLGASNDIREGDTVRRTNRIASINVGEGMLGRVVDTLGNPIDGKGPLKGELYEMPIERKAPGVIYRQPVTEPLQTGIKAIDAMIPIGRGQRELVIGDRQTGKTAVCIDTIINQKEFYEAGNPVFCIYVAVGQKGSTVANVVRVLEENGAMPYTVVVAAPAADPAPLQFYAPMAGAAIGEFFRDTGRPALIIYDDLSKQAVAYREVSLLLRRPPGREAYPGDVFYLHSRLLERAAKINNSDDVARAMNDLPESIRPLVKGGGSLTALPIIETQAGDVSAYIPTNVISITDGQIFLESNLFNAGVRPAINVGISVSRVGGNAQIKSMKKVAGTLKLDQAQYRELEAFAKFGSDLDAATKSVLDKGVRNVEILKQGQFQPFRVEDQVAIIYCGTKGLLRDVPANKVKEFEVDFLQYMRGKHASTMNEIKAGKIDDNITGVIEAAAKEVAAKYKA; the protein is encoded by the coding sequence ATGGCAGAAGTTAAACCGGCGGAAGTATCCGCGATCCTACGTCAGCAGCTTGCAGGCTTTAAGTCGGCTAAAGAAATGGAAGAGGTGGGCACCGTGCTCCAGGTGGGCGACGGTATTGCCCGTATCTATGGCCTTTCAAACGCTCAGTCGGGCGAGCTGATTGAGTTTGAGAACGGCCTTCAGGGCATCGTACTCAACCTTGAAGAAGACAATGTGGGCGCAGTACTGCTTGGTGCCTCCAACGATATCCGCGAAGGCGACACTGTGCGCCGCACCAACCGCATTGCTTCTATCAATGTTGGCGAAGGCATGCTGGGCCGCGTAGTTGACACGCTCGGCAATCCGATCGACGGCAAAGGCCCGCTGAAAGGCGAGTTGTACGAAATGCCGATTGAGCGTAAAGCGCCGGGTGTAATCTACCGTCAGCCCGTTACCGAGCCGCTGCAAACCGGTATCAAGGCTATCGACGCCATGATTCCGATTGGCCGCGGGCAGCGTGAGCTTGTAATCGGCGACCGCCAGACCGGTAAAACAGCCGTTTGCATCGACACCATCATTAACCAGAAAGAGTTTTACGAAGCCGGCAACCCGGTATTCTGTATCTACGTAGCTGTGGGCCAGAAAGGCTCTACCGTGGCTAACGTAGTACGCGTACTCGAAGAAAACGGCGCTATGCCTTACACCGTAGTAGTAGCTGCTCCCGCTGCCGATCCGGCTCCGCTGCAGTTCTACGCTCCGATGGCGGGCGCTGCCATCGGCGAATTCTTCCGCGATACCGGCCGTCCTGCGCTGATCATTTATGATGATCTCTCCAAGCAGGCTGTAGCTTACCGCGAAGTATCACTGCTGCTCCGTCGTCCTCCCGGACGTGAGGCTTATCCCGGCGACGTATTTTACCTGCACAGCCGTCTGCTCGAGCGTGCTGCTAAAATCAACAACAGCGACGATGTAGCCCGCGCCATGAACGACCTGCCCGAGTCTATCCGTCCGCTCGTAAAAGGCGGCGGTTCACTCACCGCACTCCCGATCATCGAAACACAGGCCGGCGACGTATCCGCTTATATCCCGACCAACGTAATTTCAATTACCGACGGTCAGATCTTCCTTGAGTCGAACCTGTTCAACGCCGGTGTGCGCCCTGCTATCAACGTAGGTATCTCCGTATCGCGTGTGGGTGGTAACGCCCAGATCAAGTCGATGAAAAAAGTGGCTGGTACACTTAAGCTCGACCAGGCGCAGTACCGCGAACTTGAGGCATTTGCCAAGTTTGGTTCTGACCTCGATGCGGCTACCAAGTCGGTACTCGACAAAGGTGTGCGCAACGTGGAAATCCTCAAGCAGGGTCAGTTCCAGCCGTTCCGTGTAGAAGATCAGGTAGCCATTATTTACTGTGGTACCAAAGGTTTGCTGCGCGATGTGCCCGCCAACAAAGTAAAAGAGTTTGAAGTGGATTTCCTGCAATACATGCGCGGCAAGCACGCTTCAACCATGAACGAAATCAAAGCCGGTAAAATTGACGACAACATTACCGGTGTGATTGAAGCGGCTGCAAAAGAAGTTGCTGCCAAGTACAAAGCGTAA
- the atpH gene encoding ATP synthase F1 subunit delta, translated as MRETRVSYRYAKSLLDLAIEKGQLEQVREDMQLVRDTVHENRDLELLLKSPVIKTDKKQEILKAIFGGKIGVITTEFIDIITRKRREAELEIIAESFLSQYRKNKNIVTASITTAAPLDDMLRKQVLEIVRKAAGTEVELTEKIDDTLIGGFILRVGDRQVDTSMIRQIRMLERSFSENPFIKEF; from the coding sequence ATGCGCGAAACACGGGTTTCCTATCGCTACGCGAAATCGCTGCTGGATCTGGCCATCGAAAAAGGTCAGCTTGAACAGGTGCGCGAAGACATGCAATTGGTGCGCGACACCGTGCATGAAAACCGCGATCTGGAGCTGCTGCTGAAAAGTCCGGTAATTAAAACCGACAAAAAGCAGGAAATTCTTAAAGCCATTTTTGGCGGAAAGATTGGTGTTATTACTACCGAATTCATCGACATTATTACCCGCAAACGCCGCGAGGCCGAGCTGGAAATTATTGCCGAATCGTTCCTGAGCCAGTACCGCAAAAACAAGAATATTGTTACCGCCAGCATTACCACAGCTGCTCCGCTCGACGATATGCTGCGCAAACAGGTACTCGAAATTGTGCGTAAAGCAGCCGGCACCGAAGTGGAACTCACCGAGAAAATTGATGATACACTTATCGGTGGTTTTATTCTCCGCGTAGGCGACCGTCAGGTGGATACTTCAATGATCCGCCAGATCCGCATGCTTGAGCGCAGTTTCAGCGAAAACCCGTTTATCAAAGAATTCTAA
- a CDS encoding F0F1 ATP synthase subunit B, with product MELVKPDLGLFFWMMVTFLIVLFLLTKFAWKPIMKMIKDREASIDDALKSAEKAKADIASMQADNERLLNEARRERDAMLKEARDMKDAIVAEAKGKAKQEADKLLAAARESIHNEKMAAITELKNQVAQLSIDIAETMLKRELSAENKQKELIGDLLKDAKLN from the coding sequence ATGGAACTCGTAAAACCGGACTTAGGCTTGTTCTTCTGGATGATGGTCACCTTCCTGATCGTTCTTTTCCTTTTGACCAAGTTTGCGTGGAAGCCGATCATGAAAATGATCAAGGATCGCGAAGCTTCAATTGACGATGCGTTGAAGTCGGCCGAAAAGGCGAAGGCTGATATTGCGTCCATGCAGGCCGACAACGAGCGTTTGCTCAACGAAGCCCGCCGCGAGCGTGACGCGATGCTGAAAGAAGCCCGCGACATGAAAGACGCTATTGTGGCCGAAGCCAAAGGAAAAGCCAAGCAGGAAGCCGACAAGCTTCTGGCTGCTGCCCGCGAAAGCATTCACAACGAGAAAATGGCTGCCATTACCGAACTGAAAAATCAGGTAGCGCAGCTCTCGATTGATATTGCCGAGACCATGCTCAAGCGTGAACTCTCTGCCGAAAACAAACAGAAAGAACTCATCGGCGATCTGCTTAAAGACGCCAAGCTCAACTAA